From the Eleutherodactylus coqui strain aEleCoq1 chromosome 7, aEleCoq1.hap1, whole genome shotgun sequence genome, one window contains:
- the AUP1 gene encoding lipid droplet-regulating VLDL assembly factor AUP1, which produces MEQPELERMLEGRRFSGGLLPRALLLLYTPLGLCLFLLRLFIGAHVFLVSCVLPDCAVRRFLMRVMTSVLGVLISQSGEQDPAVKISVSNHMTCIDHNVLSLLTACSIPSVSCPPGFLCWARGFLELGAPGSRTQLQESLKHYLSQPGSPPLLLFPEEETTNGRVGLLHFR; this is translated from the exons ATGGAGCAGCCCGAGCTGGAGCGGATGCTGGAGGGACGGCG GTTCTCCGGGGGTCTCCTGCCCCGCGCTCTGCTCCTCCTCTACACTCCGCTCGGGCTCTGCCTCTTCTTGCTGCGGCTCTTCATTGGTGCTCATGTGTTCTTGGTGAGCTGCGTCCTGCCGGACTGCGCGGTCAGAAG GTTCCTGATGCGGGTCATGACCTCGGTGCTGGGGGTCCTCATCTCTCAATCCGGAGAACAGGACCCTGCGGTGAAGATTTCCGTCTCTAATCACATGACCTGCATCGACCACAACGTCCTGAGCCTCCTGACGGCCTGCAGCATT CCCTCGGTGTCCTGTCCTCCTGGATTTCTCTGCTGGGCTCGAGGATTCCTTGAACTTGGGGCCCCTGGGAGCCGAACTCAACTACAGGAGTCTCTGAAGCATTATCTGTCCCAGCCGGGGAGTCCACCACTTTTACTATTCCCAGAGGAGGAGACCACCAATGGCAGAGTGGGCCTGCTGCACTTCAGGTAG